One Brassica napus cultivar Da-Ae chromosome C4, Da-Ae, whole genome shotgun sequence genomic region harbors:
- the LOC106396500 gene encoding RNA-binding protein 25 isoform X1, with protein sequence MADDSSSPATVDPNSHKPGPSTPNPLSTPPPQQQLSQPQIAPLDPTKPPIFQPGPPYAPSGSLVPNLPPPPPFRPGVQFTQASNYQTPNSGVPPPPPPPPGSIPYPGQPMRPFTPMANGYPGIHGVPPPGLVRYPSLYPTMVRPGFITPPPGTVGAVPLVQRPLIPGMPGLRPVMSPMTRPALVPFVLQVEKPQTTIYIGKIATVENDFMMSILEFCGHVKSCKRAEDPTTKKPKGFGFYEFESAEESLRAIRLLTKLTIDGQELLVNVNQATKEYLLKYVEKKIDNAKKAKESQAVGTEDNQGEKAVISAAPTVGEMGKDGEPKSKENIDIANSAVLTDEEREADKEAKEKIDNAIEERSKANPLPPPPPPPPADGSGIELAFKSRDGDSNTDIARSESAANDVETPGEHNRPDTSSPDWSKRNDRRSRDRGEKEQEMDRHEREAERERLRKEREHRRKLEDAERAYQTRLRQWERKEREKEKERQYEKEKEKDKERKRKKEIRYEEEEDEDDVDSRRRWHRGADERRRRRLREKEDDLADRLKEEVAEAKRIAEEEKLQQQQLDALRLLSGHAVIGSEPSKTTTKENDNKAALQTVGESVHEQHRSDIEQNGSGNEMSMAVDNNSGSEAHAPSKKLGFGLFGSGKRTSVPSVFCEEDEEEAHKDKKMKPLVPIDYSAEEQEAVAHGGSGNTPPHLALAAEFAKRISSTNPKEETADTDTHRSRRSLHKPSHREREREKNRDRARDRGDGHGDGKDSGTAKTPDTKKLMDAKQLIDTIPKTKEELFSYEINWAMYDQHQLHERMRPWISKKIMEFLGEEEATLVDFIVSNTQQHVKASKMLELLQSILDEEAEMFVLKMWRMLIFEIKRVEAGVR encoded by the exons ATGGCCGACGATTCTTCCTCGCCGGCGACGGTAGATCCCAATTCGCACAAACCAGGGCCATCTACTCCAAATCCTTTATCAACCCCACCGCCTCAACAACAACTTTCGCAGCCGCAAATCGCTCCGCTCGATCCAACCAAACCACCGATCTTTCAACCAGGTCCGCCTTATGCTCCGTCTGGCTCACTTGTCCCCAATCTTCCGCCGCCACCACCATTCCGTCCCGGTGTGCAGTTCACTCAGGCTTCCAACTATCAAACCCCTAACTCGGGagttcctcctcctcctcctcctcctccaggaTCCATTCCTTATCCTGGCCAGCCTATGCGACCTTTCACGCCTATGGCTAATGGTTATCCCGGAATCCATGGTGTTCCTCCTCCTG GGCTTGTCCGGTATCCTTCTCTATATCCAACCATGGTTCGTCCGGGTTTTATTACGCCCCCCCCTGGTACAGTCGGTGCTGTGCCGCTTGTACAACGCCCACTTATCCCGGGAATGCCTGGTCTCCGTCCCGTAATGTCCCCTATGACTAGACCAGCTCTTGTTCCTTTCGTACTACAAGTAGAGAAACCCCAGACCACAATCTACATTGGCAAGATAGCAACCGTGGAAAATGACTTCATGATGTCTATCCTCGAG TTTTGTGGCCATGTCAAAAGCTGTAAACGCGCGGAAGATCCCACCACCAAGAAACCTAAAGGTTTTGGATTCTATGAATTCGAATCAGCTGAAGAGAGTCTTCGTGCAATACGCCTGCTTACCAAACTAACTATAGATGGACAAGAGCTTTTG GTAAATGTtaatcaagcaacaaaggaatATTTGCTAAAATATGTTGAGAAGAAAATAGACAATGCAAAGAAAGCGAAGGAAAGTCAAGCTGTAGGAACCGAAGATAACCAAGGTGAAAAAGCTGTAATATCTGCGGCGCCCACCGTTGGGGAGATGGGAAAGGATGGAGAACCAAAGAGTAAAGAAAACATTGATATTGCTAATTCTGCAGTTCTAACTGATGAAGAAAGAGAAGCTGACAAAGAGGCTAAAGAGAAGATTGACAATGCTATTGAAGAAAGGTCAAAGGCCAACCCTCTGCCGCCCCCACCCCCACCACCACCTGCTGATGGTTCAGGCATAGAACTTGCCTTCAAATCTAGGGACGGAGACTCCAACACTGACATAGCTCGAAGTG AATCCGCTGCAAATGATGTTGAGACTCCTGGAGAACACAATAGGCCTGACACAAGTTCACCTGATTGGAGTAAGAGAAATGACCGACGAAGCAGAGACAGGGGTGAAAAGGAGCAAGAAATGGATAGACATGAGAGGGAGGCAGAACGAGAACGTttaaggaaagagagagagcacAGGAGGAAACTTGAGGATGCGGAACGTGCTTACCAGACTCGTCTTCGACAATGGGAAcgcaaagaaagagaaaaagagaaggaaCGACAGtatgagaaggagaaggagaaagaCAAAGAGCGTAAGAGGAAAAAGGAAATCCGCTATGAGGAAGAGGAGGATGAAGATGATGTTGATTCAAGAAGAAGATGGCATAGGGGTGCAGACGAGAGAAGAAGACGGCGGCTAAGAGAGAAGGAGGATGACTTAGCTGATAGACTGAAAGAAGAGGTTGCGGAGGCAAAGAGGATTGCCGAGGAAGAAAAGTTGCAGCAACAACAGTTAGATGCCTTAAGGCTCCTATCTGGACATGCAGTTATTGGAAGCGAACCGAGTAAGACAACAACCAAAGAAAACGATAATAAGGCAGCTCTCCAAACTGTAGGTGAATCTGTCCATGAGCAACATAGATCAG ATATTGAACAAAATGGTTCTGGTAATGAAATGTCCATGGCTGTTGATAATAACAGTGGCTCAGAGGCACATGCTCCATCCAAGAAATTGGGATTTGGGCTTTTCGGGTCCGGAAAGCGAACTTCTGTGCCTTCTGTTTTCTGTGAGGAGGATGAAGAGGAAGCGCATAAGGATAAGAAGATGAAGCCTTTGGTTCCTATAGATTACTCAGCCGAGGAACAGGAAGCAGTGGCCCATGGTGGCTCAGGGAATACACCACCTCATTTGGCTTTAGCCGCTGAATTTGCGAAACGAATTTCGAGTACTAATCCCAAGGAAGAGACAGCAGACACCGATACACATAGGAGCAGACGGTCTCTTCATAAGCCAAGCCACCGGGAAAGAGAACGGGAAAAGAACAGAGACAGAGCCAGGGACCGAGGCGACGGGCATGGTGACGGTAAAGATTCTGGAACAGCAAAGACACCTGATACTAAGAAGCTGATGGATGCGAAACAATTGATAGATACAATCCCAAAGACAAAGGAAGAGTTATTTTCTTACGAGATAAACTGGGCTATGTATGACCAG CACCAATTGCACGAAAGAATGAGGCCATGGATATCAAAGAAAATCATGGAGTTTCTTGGAGAAGAGGAAGCCACACTGGTAGATTTCATTGTGTCAAACACTCAACAGCACGTGAAAGCCTCTAAAATGCTTGAGCTATTGCAATCAATACTAGACGAAGAAGCTGAGATGTTTGTGCTCAAGATGTGGAGAATGCTCATCTTCGAGATCAAGCGGGTCGAAGCTGGTGTCCGGTAA
- the LOC106396500 gene encoding RNA-binding protein 25 isoform X5 yields MADDSSSPATVDPNSHKPGPSTPNPLSTPPPQQQLSQPQIAPLDPTKPPIFQPGPPYAPSGSLVPNLPPPPPFRPGVQFTQASNYQTPNSGVPPPPPPPPGSIPYPGQPMRPFTPMANGYPGIHGVPPPGGDLFSFVDAGLVRYPSLYPTMVRPGFITPPPGTVGAVPLVQRPLIPGMPGLRPVMSPMTRPALVPFVLQVEKPQTTIYIGKIATVENDFMMSILEFCGHVKSCKRAEDPTTKKPKGFGFYEFESAEESLRAIRLLTKLTIDGQELLVNVNQATKEYLLKYVEKKIDNAKKAKESQAVGTEDNQGEKAVISAAPTVGEMGKDGEPKSKENIDIANSAVLTDEEREADKEAKEKIDNAIEERSKANPLPPPPPPPPADGSGIELAFKSRDGDSNTDIARSESAANDVETPGEHNRPDTSSPDWSKRNDRRSRDRGEKEQEMDRHEREAERERLRKEREHRRKLEDAERAYQTRLRQWERKEREKEKERQYEKEKEKDKERKRKKEIRYEEEEDEDDVDSRRRWHRGADERRRRRLREKEDDLADRLKEEVAEAKRIAEEEKLQQQQLDALRLLSGHAVIGSEPSKTTTKENDNKAALQTVGESVHEQHRSDIEQNGSGNEMSMAVDNNSGSEAHAPSKKLGFGLFGSGKRTSVPSVFCEEDEEEAHKDKKMKPLVPIDYSAEEQEAVAHGGSGNTPPHLALAAEFAKRISSTNPKEETADTDTHRSRRSLHKPSHREREREKNRDRARDRGDGHGDGKDSGTAKTPDTKKLMDAKQLIDTIPKTKEELFSYEINWAMYDQHQLHERMRPWISKKIMEFLGEEEATLVDFIVSNTQQHVKASKMLELLQSILDEEAEMFVLKMWRMLIFEIKRVEAGVR; encoded by the exons ATGGCCGACGATTCTTCCTCGCCGGCGACGGTAGATCCCAATTCGCACAAACCAGGGCCATCTACTCCAAATCCTTTATCAACCCCACCGCCTCAACAACAACTTTCGCAGCCGCAAATCGCTCCGCTCGATCCAACCAAACCACCGATCTTTCAACCAGGTCCGCCTTATGCTCCGTCTGGCTCACTTGTCCCCAATCTTCCGCCGCCACCACCATTCCGTCCCGGTGTGCAGTTCACTCAGGCTTCCAACTATCAAACCCCTAACTCGGGagttcctcctcctcctcctcctcctccaggaTCCATTCCTTATCCTGGCCAGCCTATGCGACCTTTCACGCCTATGGCTAATGGTTATCCCGGAATCCATGGTGTTCCTCCTCCTGGTGG agacttgttttcttttgttgatgCAGGGCTTGTCCGGTATCCTTCTCTATATCCAACCATGGTTCGTCCGGGTTTTATTACGCCCCCCCCTGGTACAGTCGGTGCTGTGCCGCTTGTACAACGCCCACTTATCCCGGGAATGCCTGGTCTCCGTCCCGTAATGTCCCCTATGACTAGACCAGCTCTTGTTCCTTTCGTACTACAAGTAGAGAAACCCCAGACCACAATCTACATTGGCAAGATAGCAACCGTGGAAAATGACTTCATGATGTCTATCCTCGAG TTTTGTGGCCATGTCAAAAGCTGTAAACGCGCGGAAGATCCCACCACCAAGAAACCTAAAGGTTTTGGATTCTATGAATTCGAATCAGCTGAAGAGAGTCTTCGTGCAATACGCCTGCTTACCAAACTAACTATAGATGGACAAGAGCTTTTG GTAAATGTtaatcaagcaacaaaggaatATTTGCTAAAATATGTTGAGAAGAAAATAGACAATGCAAAGAAAGCGAAGGAAAGTCAAGCTGTAGGAACCGAAGATAACCAAGGTGAAAAAGCTGTAATATCTGCGGCGCCCACCGTTGGGGAGATGGGAAAGGATGGAGAACCAAAGAGTAAAGAAAACATTGATATTGCTAATTCTGCAGTTCTAACTGATGAAGAAAGAGAAGCTGACAAAGAGGCTAAAGAGAAGATTGACAATGCTATTGAAGAAAGGTCAAAGGCCAACCCTCTGCCGCCCCCACCCCCACCACCACCTGCTGATGGTTCAGGCATAGAACTTGCCTTCAAATCTAGGGACGGAGACTCCAACACTGACATAGCTCGAAGTG AATCCGCTGCAAATGATGTTGAGACTCCTGGAGAACACAATAGGCCTGACACAAGTTCACCTGATTGGAGTAAGAGAAATGACCGACGAAGCAGAGACAGGGGTGAAAAGGAGCAAGAAATGGATAGACATGAGAGGGAGGCAGAACGAGAACGTttaaggaaagagagagagcacAGGAGGAAACTTGAGGATGCGGAACGTGCTTACCAGACTCGTCTTCGACAATGGGAAcgcaaagaaagagaaaaagagaaggaaCGACAGtatgagaaggagaaggagaaagaCAAAGAGCGTAAGAGGAAAAAGGAAATCCGCTATGAGGAAGAGGAGGATGAAGATGATGTTGATTCAAGAAGAAGATGGCATAGGGGTGCAGACGAGAGAAGAAGACGGCGGCTAAGAGAGAAGGAGGATGACTTAGCTGATAGACTGAAAGAAGAGGTTGCGGAGGCAAAGAGGATTGCCGAGGAAGAAAAGTTGCAGCAACAACAGTTAGATGCCTTAAGGCTCCTATCTGGACATGCAGTTATTGGAAGCGAACCGAGTAAGACAACAACCAAAGAAAACGATAATAAGGCAGCTCTCCAAACTGTAGGTGAATCTGTCCATGAGCAACATAGATCAG ATATTGAACAAAATGGTTCTGGTAATGAAATGTCCATGGCTGTTGATAATAACAGTGGCTCAGAGGCACATGCTCCATCCAAGAAATTGGGATTTGGGCTTTTCGGGTCCGGAAAGCGAACTTCTGTGCCTTCTGTTTTCTGTGAGGAGGATGAAGAGGAAGCGCATAAGGATAAGAAGATGAAGCCTTTGGTTCCTATAGATTACTCAGCCGAGGAACAGGAAGCAGTGGCCCATGGTGGCTCAGGGAATACACCACCTCATTTGGCTTTAGCCGCTGAATTTGCGAAACGAATTTCGAGTACTAATCCCAAGGAAGAGACAGCAGACACCGATACACATAGGAGCAGACGGTCTCTTCATAAGCCAAGCCACCGGGAAAGAGAACGGGAAAAGAACAGAGACAGAGCCAGGGACCGAGGCGACGGGCATGGTGACGGTAAAGATTCTGGAACAGCAAAGACACCTGATACTAAGAAGCTGATGGATGCGAAACAATTGATAGATACAATCCCAAAGACAAAGGAAGAGTTATTTTCTTACGAGATAAACTGGGCTATGTATGACCAG CACCAATTGCACGAAAGAATGAGGCCATGGATATCAAAGAAAATCATGGAGTTTCTTGGAGAAGAGGAAGCCACACTGGTAGATTTCATTGTGTCAAACACTCAACAGCACGTGAAAGCCTCTAAAATGCTTGAGCTATTGCAATCAATACTAGACGAAGAAGCTGAGATGTTTGTGCTCAAGATGTGGAGAATGCTCATCTTCGAGATCAAGCGGGTCGAAGCTGGTGTCCGGTAA
- the LOC106396500 gene encoding RNA-binding protein 25 isoform X2, with amino-acid sequence MLRLAHLSPIFRRHHHSVPVCSSLRLPTIKPLTREFLLLLLLLQDPFLILASLCDLSRLWLMVIPESMVFLLLVLSVHPGGICTASGVHIYFALVCGLVRYPSLYPTMVRPGFITPPPGTVGAVPLVQRPLIPGMPGLRPVMSPMTRPALVPFVLQVEKPQTTIYIGKIATVENDFMMSILEFCGHVKSCKRAEDPTTKKPKGFGFYEFESAEESLRAIRLLTKLTIDGQELLVNVNQATKEYLLKYVEKKIDNAKKAKESQAVGTEDNQGEKAVISAAPTVGEMGKDGEPKSKENIDIANSAVLTDEEREADKEAKEKIDNAIEERSKANPLPPPPPPPPADGSGIELAFKSRDGDSNTDIARSESAANDVETPGEHNRPDTSSPDWSKRNDRRSRDRGEKEQEMDRHEREAERERLRKEREHRRKLEDAERAYQTRLRQWERKEREKEKERQYEKEKEKDKERKRKKEIRYEEEEDEDDVDSRRRWHRGADERRRRRLREKEDDLADRLKEEVAEAKRIAEEEKLQQQQLDALRLLSGHAVIGSEPSKTTTKENDNKAALQTVGESVHEQHRSDIEQNGSGNEMSMAVDNNSGSEAHAPSKKLGFGLFGSGKRTSVPSVFCEEDEEEAHKDKKMKPLVPIDYSAEEQEAVAHGGSGNTPPHLALAAEFAKRISSTNPKEETADTDTHRSRRSLHKPSHREREREKNRDRARDRGDGHGDGKDSGTAKTPDTKKLMDAKQLIDTIPKTKEELFSYEINWAMYDQHQLHERMRPWISKKIMEFLGEEEATLVDFIVSNTQQHVKASKMLELLQSILDEEAEMFVLKMWRMLIFEIKRVEAGVR; translated from the exons ATGCTCCGTCTGGCTCACTTGTCCCCAATCTTCCGCCGCCACCACCATTCCGTCCCGGTGTGCAGTTCACTCAGGCTTCCAACTATCAAACCCCTAACTCGGGagttcctcctcctcctcctcctcctccaggaTCCATTCCTTATCCTGGCCAGCCTATGCGACCTTTCACGCCTATGGCTAATGGTTATCCCGGAATCCATGGTGTTCCTCCTCCTG GTTTTATCTGTTCATCCTGGCGGTATTTGTACTGCCTCTGGTGTTCATATCTATTTTGCTCTAGTTTGTG GGCTTGTCCGGTATCCTTCTCTATATCCAACCATGGTTCGTCCGGGTTTTATTACGCCCCCCCCTGGTACAGTCGGTGCTGTGCCGCTTGTACAACGCCCACTTATCCCGGGAATGCCTGGTCTCCGTCCCGTAATGTCCCCTATGACTAGACCAGCTCTTGTTCCTTTCGTACTACAAGTAGAGAAACCCCAGACCACAATCTACATTGGCAAGATAGCAACCGTGGAAAATGACTTCATGATGTCTATCCTCGAG TTTTGTGGCCATGTCAAAAGCTGTAAACGCGCGGAAGATCCCACCACCAAGAAACCTAAAGGTTTTGGATTCTATGAATTCGAATCAGCTGAAGAGAGTCTTCGTGCAATACGCCTGCTTACCAAACTAACTATAGATGGACAAGAGCTTTTG GTAAATGTtaatcaagcaacaaaggaatATTTGCTAAAATATGTTGAGAAGAAAATAGACAATGCAAAGAAAGCGAAGGAAAGTCAAGCTGTAGGAACCGAAGATAACCAAGGTGAAAAAGCTGTAATATCTGCGGCGCCCACCGTTGGGGAGATGGGAAAGGATGGAGAACCAAAGAGTAAAGAAAACATTGATATTGCTAATTCTGCAGTTCTAACTGATGAAGAAAGAGAAGCTGACAAAGAGGCTAAAGAGAAGATTGACAATGCTATTGAAGAAAGGTCAAAGGCCAACCCTCTGCCGCCCCCACCCCCACCACCACCTGCTGATGGTTCAGGCATAGAACTTGCCTTCAAATCTAGGGACGGAGACTCCAACACTGACATAGCTCGAAGTG AATCCGCTGCAAATGATGTTGAGACTCCTGGAGAACACAATAGGCCTGACACAAGTTCACCTGATTGGAGTAAGAGAAATGACCGACGAAGCAGAGACAGGGGTGAAAAGGAGCAAGAAATGGATAGACATGAGAGGGAGGCAGAACGAGAACGTttaaggaaagagagagagcacAGGAGGAAACTTGAGGATGCGGAACGTGCTTACCAGACTCGTCTTCGACAATGGGAAcgcaaagaaagagaaaaagagaaggaaCGACAGtatgagaaggagaaggagaaagaCAAAGAGCGTAAGAGGAAAAAGGAAATCCGCTATGAGGAAGAGGAGGATGAAGATGATGTTGATTCAAGAAGAAGATGGCATAGGGGTGCAGACGAGAGAAGAAGACGGCGGCTAAGAGAGAAGGAGGATGACTTAGCTGATAGACTGAAAGAAGAGGTTGCGGAGGCAAAGAGGATTGCCGAGGAAGAAAAGTTGCAGCAACAACAGTTAGATGCCTTAAGGCTCCTATCTGGACATGCAGTTATTGGAAGCGAACCGAGTAAGACAACAACCAAAGAAAACGATAATAAGGCAGCTCTCCAAACTGTAGGTGAATCTGTCCATGAGCAACATAGATCAG ATATTGAACAAAATGGTTCTGGTAATGAAATGTCCATGGCTGTTGATAATAACAGTGGCTCAGAGGCACATGCTCCATCCAAGAAATTGGGATTTGGGCTTTTCGGGTCCGGAAAGCGAACTTCTGTGCCTTCTGTTTTCTGTGAGGAGGATGAAGAGGAAGCGCATAAGGATAAGAAGATGAAGCCTTTGGTTCCTATAGATTACTCAGCCGAGGAACAGGAAGCAGTGGCCCATGGTGGCTCAGGGAATACACCACCTCATTTGGCTTTAGCCGCTGAATTTGCGAAACGAATTTCGAGTACTAATCCCAAGGAAGAGACAGCAGACACCGATACACATAGGAGCAGACGGTCTCTTCATAAGCCAAGCCACCGGGAAAGAGAACGGGAAAAGAACAGAGACAGAGCCAGGGACCGAGGCGACGGGCATGGTGACGGTAAAGATTCTGGAACAGCAAAGACACCTGATACTAAGAAGCTGATGGATGCGAAACAATTGATAGATACAATCCCAAAGACAAAGGAAGAGTTATTTTCTTACGAGATAAACTGGGCTATGTATGACCAG CACCAATTGCACGAAAGAATGAGGCCATGGATATCAAAGAAAATCATGGAGTTTCTTGGAGAAGAGGAAGCCACACTGGTAGATTTCATTGTGTCAAACACTCAACAGCACGTGAAAGCCTCTAAAATGCTTGAGCTATTGCAATCAATACTAGACGAAGAAGCTGAGATGTTTGTGCTCAAGATGTGGAGAATGCTCATCTTCGAGATCAAGCGGGTCGAAGCTGGTGTCCGGTAA
- the LOC106396500 gene encoding RNA-binding protein 25 isoform X3, producing MLVLSVHPGGICTASGVHIYFALVCGLVRYPSLYPTMVRPGFITPPPGTVGAVPLVQRPLIPGMPGLRPVMSPMTRPALVPFVLQVEKPQTTIYIGKIATVENDFMMSILEFCGHVKSCKRAEDPTTKKPKGFGFYEFESAEESLRAIRLLTKLTIDGQELLVNVNQATKEYLLKYVEKKIDNAKKAKESQAVGTEDNQGEKAVISAAPTVGEMGKDGEPKSKENIDIANSAVLTDEEREADKEAKEKIDNAIEERSKANPLPPPPPPPPADGSGIELAFKSRDGDSNTDIARSESAANDVETPGEHNRPDTSSPDWSKRNDRRSRDRGEKEQEMDRHEREAERERLRKEREHRRKLEDAERAYQTRLRQWERKEREKEKERQYEKEKEKDKERKRKKEIRYEEEEDEDDVDSRRRWHRGADERRRRRLREKEDDLADRLKEEVAEAKRIAEEEKLQQQQLDALRLLSGHAVIGSEPSKTTTKENDNKAALQTVGESVHEQHRSDIEQNGSGNEMSMAVDNNSGSEAHAPSKKLGFGLFGSGKRTSVPSVFCEEDEEEAHKDKKMKPLVPIDYSAEEQEAVAHGGSGNTPPHLALAAEFAKRISSTNPKEETADTDTHRSRRSLHKPSHREREREKNRDRARDRGDGHGDGKDSGTAKTPDTKKLMDAKQLIDTIPKTKEELFSYEINWAMYDQHQLHERMRPWISKKIMEFLGEEEATLVDFIVSNTQQHVKASKMLELLQSILDEEAEMFVLKMWRMLIFEIKRVEAGVR from the exons ATGTTG GTTTTATCTGTTCATCCTGGCGGTATTTGTACTGCCTCTGGTGTTCATATCTATTTTGCTCTAGTTTGTG GGCTTGTCCGGTATCCTTCTCTATATCCAACCATGGTTCGTCCGGGTTTTATTACGCCCCCCCCTGGTACAGTCGGTGCTGTGCCGCTTGTACAACGCCCACTTATCCCGGGAATGCCTGGTCTCCGTCCCGTAATGTCCCCTATGACTAGACCAGCTCTTGTTCCTTTCGTACTACAAGTAGAGAAACCCCAGACCACAATCTACATTGGCAAGATAGCAACCGTGGAAAATGACTTCATGATGTCTATCCTCGAG TTTTGTGGCCATGTCAAAAGCTGTAAACGCGCGGAAGATCCCACCACCAAGAAACCTAAAGGTTTTGGATTCTATGAATTCGAATCAGCTGAAGAGAGTCTTCGTGCAATACGCCTGCTTACCAAACTAACTATAGATGGACAAGAGCTTTTG GTAAATGTtaatcaagcaacaaaggaatATTTGCTAAAATATGTTGAGAAGAAAATAGACAATGCAAAGAAAGCGAAGGAAAGTCAAGCTGTAGGAACCGAAGATAACCAAGGTGAAAAAGCTGTAATATCTGCGGCGCCCACCGTTGGGGAGATGGGAAAGGATGGAGAACCAAAGAGTAAAGAAAACATTGATATTGCTAATTCTGCAGTTCTAACTGATGAAGAAAGAGAAGCTGACAAAGAGGCTAAAGAGAAGATTGACAATGCTATTGAAGAAAGGTCAAAGGCCAACCCTCTGCCGCCCCCACCCCCACCACCACCTGCTGATGGTTCAGGCATAGAACTTGCCTTCAAATCTAGGGACGGAGACTCCAACACTGACATAGCTCGAAGTG AATCCGCTGCAAATGATGTTGAGACTCCTGGAGAACACAATAGGCCTGACACAAGTTCACCTGATTGGAGTAAGAGAAATGACCGACGAAGCAGAGACAGGGGTGAAAAGGAGCAAGAAATGGATAGACATGAGAGGGAGGCAGAACGAGAACGTttaaggaaagagagagagcacAGGAGGAAACTTGAGGATGCGGAACGTGCTTACCAGACTCGTCTTCGACAATGGGAAcgcaaagaaagagaaaaagagaaggaaCGACAGtatgagaaggagaaggagaaagaCAAAGAGCGTAAGAGGAAAAAGGAAATCCGCTATGAGGAAGAGGAGGATGAAGATGATGTTGATTCAAGAAGAAGATGGCATAGGGGTGCAGACGAGAGAAGAAGACGGCGGCTAAGAGAGAAGGAGGATGACTTAGCTGATAGACTGAAAGAAGAGGTTGCGGAGGCAAAGAGGATTGCCGAGGAAGAAAAGTTGCAGCAACAACAGTTAGATGCCTTAAGGCTCCTATCTGGACATGCAGTTATTGGAAGCGAACCGAGTAAGACAACAACCAAAGAAAACGATAATAAGGCAGCTCTCCAAACTGTAGGTGAATCTGTCCATGAGCAACATAGATCAG ATATTGAACAAAATGGTTCTGGTAATGAAATGTCCATGGCTGTTGATAATAACAGTGGCTCAGAGGCACATGCTCCATCCAAGAAATTGGGATTTGGGCTTTTCGGGTCCGGAAAGCGAACTTCTGTGCCTTCTGTTTTCTGTGAGGAGGATGAAGAGGAAGCGCATAAGGATAAGAAGATGAAGCCTTTGGTTCCTATAGATTACTCAGCCGAGGAACAGGAAGCAGTGGCCCATGGTGGCTCAGGGAATACACCACCTCATTTGGCTTTAGCCGCTGAATTTGCGAAACGAATTTCGAGTACTAATCCCAAGGAAGAGACAGCAGACACCGATACACATAGGAGCAGACGGTCTCTTCATAAGCCAAGCCACCGGGAAAGAGAACGGGAAAAGAACAGAGACAGAGCCAGGGACCGAGGCGACGGGCATGGTGACGGTAAAGATTCTGGAACAGCAAAGACACCTGATACTAAGAAGCTGATGGATGCGAAACAATTGATAGATACAATCCCAAAGACAAAGGAAGAGTTATTTTCTTACGAGATAAACTGGGCTATGTATGACCAG CACCAATTGCACGAAAGAATGAGGCCATGGATATCAAAGAAAATCATGGAGTTTCTTGGAGAAGAGGAAGCCACACTGGTAGATTTCATTGTGTCAAACACTCAACAGCACGTGAAAGCCTCTAAAATGCTTGAGCTATTGCAATCAATACTAGACGAAGAAGCTGAGATGTTTGTGCTCAAGATGTGGAGAATGCTCATCTTCGAGATCAAGCGGGTCGAAGCTGGTGTCCGGTAA